In Lewinellaceae bacterium, a single window of DNA contains:
- a CDS encoding biopolymer transporter ExbD — MAKKSARDRMSAEINAGSMADIAFLLLIFFLVTTTIAEDKGITVKLPPWSEEEPDITRLKTRNVFSVLVNAQDQLLVRGQIMDVNRLREEAKLFIANPYNRPDMAEKPTKAIISLKNDRGTSYKAYLEVYNELKAAYNELWDEMSLRKYGVPYSEDMPFAYKKTIRDEIPFVLSEAEPTAFGEE, encoded by the coding sequence ATGGCAAAGAAGAGCGCTAGAGACAGGATGTCCGCTGAGATCAATGCAGGCTCAATGGCCGACATTGCCTTCCTGCTGCTGATCTTCTTCCTGGTTACAACTACCATCGCAGAAGATAAAGGCATTACTGTGAAACTGCCTCCCTGGTCGGAAGAGGAGCCGGACATTACGAGGCTGAAAACCCGAAATGTTTTCTCGGTTCTTGTAAATGCCCAGGATCAACTCCTCGTTCGGGGGCAGATTATGGACGTCAACCGTTTGCGCGAAGAAGCCAAACTCTTCATCGCAAACCCGTACAACCGTCCCGATATGGCTGAAAAGCCTACCAAGGCCATCATTTCACTGAAAAATGACCGGGGTACCAGCTACAAAGCTTATCTGGAGGTATACAACGAGCTGAAAGCTGCTTACAACGAACTTTGGGATGAGATGAGCTTGCGCAAATATGGCGTTCCCTACAGCGAGGATATGCCCTTCGCTTACAAGAAGACCATCCGCGACGAAATCCCATTCGTACTTTCGGAAGCTGAACCAACAGCCTTCGGTGAAGAATAA
- a CDS encoding MotA/TolQ/ExbB proton channel family protein: protein MRKLIALLLVFGLAVYSGNFVYAQDASGDQEGTEQMDATADEQAAPAEQPEPEPAPAAEEAADEPQSGYQVLKKYFIDGDWRFMSFVLICLILGLAFCIERIITLNIATTNTDKLLSRIDEQLKSGNVQGAMEVCKSTQGPTASILYEGLKNADDGPEAVEKAIVSYGSVQMGLLEKGLVWISLFIAIAPMLGFMGTVIGMIQAFDRIEAVGDLSPSVVAGGIKVALLTTVFGLVVAIILQIFYNYIVSKIDGIVNKMEDASIALVDIMAANNIFKK from the coding sequence ATGCGAAAATTAATAGCACTGCTGCTGGTATTCGGCTTGGCAGTATACTCCGGCAATTTCGTATATGCGCAGGATGCAAGTGGTGACCAGGAAGGTACCGAACAAATGGACGCCACGGCGGATGAACAGGCTGCTCCCGCTGAACAGCCCGAGCCCGAGCCCGCTCCCGCCGCTGAAGAAGCTGCTGATGAGCCGCAAAGCGGCTATCAGGTACTGAAAAAGTACTTCATCGACGGCGACTGGCGCTTTATGAGCTTCGTACTGATCTGTTTGATCCTCGGCCTTGCATTCTGCATTGAGCGTATCATTACGCTCAACATCGCAACGACGAACACGGACAAGCTGCTGTCCCGCATTGACGAACAACTCAAATCCGGCAACGTCCAGGGCGCTATGGAGGTCTGCAAGTCCACCCAGGGCCCAACCGCCAGCATTCTGTACGAAGGATTGAAAAATGCCGACGACGGCCCCGAAGCAGTAGAAAAAGCTATTGTTTCGTACGGCAGCGTACAAATGGGCCTTTTGGAAAAAGGCCTGGTATGGATTTCTCTCTTCATCGCCATTGCCCCCATGCTCGGCTTCATGGGTACGGTAATTGGCATGATCCAGGCCTTTGACCGTATCGAAGCGGTTGGCGACCTTTCGCCCTCGGTTGTGGCCGGCGGTATCAAGGTAGCCCTGCTCACCACGGTATTCGGCCTTGTTGTGGCCATTATCCTGCAGATTTTCTACAACTACATCGTCAGCAAGATCGACGGGATCGTCAACAAGATGGAAGACGCTTCTATCGCTTTGGTTGACATCATGGCCGCCAATAACATTTTTAAGAAATAA
- a CDS encoding IS4 family transposase: protein MNTSLRAYLDAIRQFPQLARQNPQQYFSRPGKDFTRTRILHLERVVWLNISLLKSTLCVELDRFFDWLDTGEFSPTKSALVQARQKLLPKFFKDMFMFGVRLFYECFKTKRWKGMRLWAADGTGFRLPDEPWLGEEFGWHGNQHKRVPSTCLLAHYDLLNQLVTAVQFHNQQVNETVVARQAIAEIPEDVCVVYDMGHASHTIPFLHQHYGSHCIVRMPVGFSNTVKAFVASGKKEQTVTEKLSYKSRVALNELGICVNAQTTITYRLIRVMLSTGEVEVLLTTLLDARRFKHGYFSEIYCKRWGIETCFHVIKSFLELANFSAYTVNNCWQDVYSHFINYNIQTALFTAKEREIKKVNKQRQHDYKPNRNVTAGLLKRFLVKLMLRPAKERKHWMEDFNRQILQTMEPIRPEKNKERQRRSKRGAERHAHESNYRHAL, encoded by the coding sequence ATGAACACCTCCCTCCGTGCTTACCTTGATGCCATCAGGCAGTTTCCACAGTTGGCGAGACAAAATCCCCAACAATACTTTTCCAGGCCTGGCAAGGACTTTACCCGGACCCGTATCCTGCACCTCGAACGGGTTGTTTGGCTCAACATTTCGCTGCTCAAAAGTACGCTTTGTGTCGAATTGGACCGCTTTTTTGACTGGCTTGATACCGGAGAATTCTCTCCGACGAAAAGCGCCCTTGTCCAAGCCCGCCAAAAGCTCTTGCCTAAGTTCTTCAAAGACATGTTTATGTTTGGCGTACGCCTGTTCTATGAATGTTTCAAAACCAAGCGGTGGAAAGGCATGCGCCTTTGGGCTGCCGACGGTACCGGTTTCCGGCTCCCCGACGAGCCGTGGCTTGGCGAAGAGTTTGGCTGGCACGGCAACCAACATAAAAGGGTACCTTCCACTTGCCTGCTAGCGCATTATGATTTGCTCAACCAACTCGTCACTGCTGTGCAGTTCCACAACCAGCAAGTGAACGAGACAGTGGTTGCTCGACAGGCCATTGCCGAAATCCCGGAGGATGTTTGCGTTGTCTACGACATGGGCCATGCTTCTCACACTATTCCTTTTCTTCATCAGCACTACGGTTCCCATTGTATCGTCCGGATGCCCGTTGGCTTCAGCAATACTGTCAAGGCATTCGTTGCCAGCGGCAAAAAAGAGCAAACCGTCACCGAAAAGCTATCATACAAGTCCCGGGTGGCACTCAATGAACTGGGCATCTGCGTCAACGCTCAAACCACTATCACATACCGCCTCATCCGGGTGATGCTGTCTACTGGCGAGGTTGAAGTGTTGCTCACCACTCTGCTTGATGCCAGGCGCTTCAAACACGGTTATTTCTCAGAAATATACTGCAAGCGCTGGGGCATCGAGACCTGCTTCCACGTCATCAAATCCTTTCTGGAATTGGCCAACTTCTCGGCCTATACCGTCAATAATTGCTGGCAGGATGTTTATTCACACTTTATCAATTACAATATCCAAACAGCCCTTTTCACGGCAAAGGAGCGTGAAATCAAAAAAGTAAACAAACAGCGGCAACACGATTACAAGCCCAACCGGAACGTTACAGCCGGCCTGCTCAAGCGCTTCCTTGTGAAACTCATGCTACGCCCGGCAAAAGAACGCAAGCATTGGATGGAGGACTTCAACCGCCAAATCCTTCAAACTATGGAGCCCATCAGGCCCGAAAAAAACAAGGAGCGGCAGCGGCGTTCAAAGCGCGGCGCCGAGCGGCACGCCCATGAATCAAATTACCGCCACGCATTGTAG
- the rplU gene encoding 50S ribosomal protein L21 yields the protein MFAIVTIAGQQFKVEEGQELFVHQLEATEGDNVAFDQVHLIDKDGDVSLGTPVLNAKVNATVLEHVKGDKVIVFKKKRRKGYRKKNGHRQRFTKIKIDSIAV from the coding sequence ATGTTCGCAATCGTAACCATAGCTGGTCAGCAGTTTAAAGTCGAGGAAGGGCAGGAGCTCTTCGTCCACCAGCTAGAAGCCACGGAAGGGGACAACGTTGCCTTCGACCAGGTGCACCTGATCGACAAAGACGGCGACGTATCCCTGGGCACGCCGGTGCTGAACGCCAAGGTAAACGCCACCGTGCTGGAGCACGTGAAGGGCGACAAAGTGATCGTCTTCAAAAAGAAGCGCCGCAAGGGCTACCGCAAGAAGAACGGCCACCGCCAGCGCTTCACCAAGATCAAGATCGACAGTATTGCCGTTTAA
- a CDS encoding tetratricopeptide repeat protein — protein sequence MLKTAFLFGIFLCLLPATGLLHAQPSHALQAANQAYQKKEYEEAIRKYEEILLQGYHSEALYYNLGNACYRNGELGRAILNYQRALKLDPDDENTLHNLEVAQSQLPDQVVRIQQSGVVKGWLSVQNALSTLSWSCAGLALLWLGGAGLAGWLLVGSPRRKKWPLAGGILLISLSLLPFLLAYGRSQQEFFSDLAVVMAEETRLRAAPEEDSKEIRKLSEGATVEILDAIGAWNKVRLDDATEGWLPRDVMEGV from the coding sequence ATGCTTAAAACTGCTTTCCTATTCGGAATCTTTCTCTGCCTTCTACCTGCCACCGGGCTTCTCCATGCCCAGCCCTCCCATGCCCTGCAAGCCGCCAACCAGGCCTATCAGAAAAAGGAATACGAAGAAGCGATACGGAAGTACGAAGAGATTTTGTTGCAAGGCTACCATTCCGAAGCGTTGTACTACAACCTCGGCAACGCTTGCTACCGCAACGGCGAGCTGGGGCGCGCCATCCTCAACTACCAACGCGCCCTGAAGCTCGACCCCGATGATGAAAACACCCTGCACAACCTCGAAGTGGCCCAGAGCCAATTGCCGGATCAGGTGGTCAGGATACAGCAATCGGGCGTGGTGAAGGGGTGGCTTTCCGTTCAGAACGCCCTGTCTACCCTTTCGTGGAGTTGCGCCGGGCTGGCGCTGTTGTGGCTGGGCGGCGCCGGGCTTGCCGGCTGGCTGCTGGTTGGCTCTCCCCGCCGGAAAAAGTGGCCGCTGGCCGGCGGAATCCTGCTGATAAGCCTCAGCCTGCTGCCCTTCCTGCTGGCCTACGGCCGTTCTCAGCAGGAATTTTTCAGCGACCTTGCCGTCGTAATGGCGGAAGAAACCCGGTTGCGCGCCGCGCCGGAAGAAGATAGCAAAGAAATAAGAAAGCTGTCCGAAGGCGCTACGGTCGAAATCCTGGACGCCATCGGCGCCTGGAATAAAGTGCGCCTGGACGATGCGACGGAGGGGTGGCTGCCCCGGGATGTGATGGAGGGGGTGTAG
- a CDS encoding FAD-binding oxidoreductase, with the protein MPNQPLTYQLSYWERESFFRDIDFAVIGSGIVGLSAALRIRELAPGARVAVLERGPLPIGASTRNAGFACFGSVSELLEDMDKQGEEAVWALVERRWLGLQRLRQRLGDQRIRYESWGGFELFRPEEKELAARCAEAIPRFNRQARSITGLPETYQMANQRIGEFGFSGVTQLIWNTGEGQIHTGEMAKALQEKALDAGIAIFNGLPAEKLEELPAGVEIHTGLGWSFRAGSALIATNGFARQLLPELSVRPARNQVLITPPLPRLRFKGCFHYDRGYFYFRNIDNRILLGGGRNLDVQGETTDEFGTTPLIREALLQLLREVILPGQEATVDSWWSGILGVGSQKAPIIQKVSPHVVAAVRLGGMGVAIGTLVGEEGAEVVVGKV; encoded by the coding sequence TTGCCAAACCAACCACTAACCTACCAGCTAAGCTACTGGGAACGGGAAAGCTTTTTCCGGGACATCGACTTTGCCGTCATCGGCAGCGGCATCGTAGGCCTGAGCGCCGCCCTGCGTATCCGCGAGCTGGCCCCCGGCGCCAGGGTCGCCGTCCTGGAGCGCGGCCCGCTGCCGATCGGGGCCAGCACCCGCAATGCCGGCTTCGCCTGCTTCGGAAGCGTTTCCGAGCTGCTGGAAGATATGGACAAGCAGGGCGAAGAGGCCGTTTGGGCGCTGGTGGAACGGCGGTGGCTGGGCCTGCAACGGCTCCGGCAACGCCTGGGCGACCAGCGCATCCGGTACGAAAGCTGGGGCGGCTTCGAGCTGTTCCGCCCGGAAGAGAAAGAACTGGCCGCCCGCTGCGCCGAGGCCATCCCCCGATTCAACCGGCAGGCGCGCTCCATTACCGGCCTGCCGGAAACCTACCAAATGGCCAACCAACGGATCGGCGAATTTGGCTTTAGCGGCGTAACACAACTCATCTGGAATACCGGCGAAGGGCAGATACACACCGGAGAAATGGCCAAAGCGCTGCAGGAAAAAGCCCTGGATGCCGGCATCGCCATCTTCAACGGCCTGCCCGCAGAAAAACTGGAGGAATTGCCCGCCGGAGTGGAGATACATACCGGCCTCGGCTGGAGCTTCCGCGCCGGCAGCGCCCTCATCGCCACCAACGGCTTCGCCCGGCAGCTCCTGCCCGAACTTTCCGTCCGGCCCGCCCGCAACCAGGTGCTGATTACCCCTCCCCTGCCCCGCCTGCGTTTCAAAGGCTGCTTCCACTACGACCGCGGCTATTTTTATTTCCGCAACATCGACAACCGGATTCTGCTCGGCGGCGGCCGCAACCTGGACGTGCAGGGGGAAACGACCGATGAATTTGGCACAACGCCCCTTATCCGCGAAGCGCTGCTGCAACTGCTGCGGGAGGTGATCCTGCCCGGCCAGGAGGCAACAGTAGACAGCTGGTGGAGCGGCATCCTCGGCGTAGGGAGTCAAAAGGCCCCCATCATCCAAAAGGTGTCGCCGCACGTAGTGGCGGCCGTGCGCCTCGGAGGCATGGGCGTGGCCATCGGCACGCTGGTGGGGGAAGAAGGGGCGGAAGTGGTGGTGGGGAAGGTGTAA
- a CDS encoding caspase family protein — protein MPFLLLLFCLPFLAFAPERSGERAPIIRPGKDYALFFAVHQYEDSQLTDLPNTVKNTREIEKVLKDKYAFETEFIENPKLDDIEQKLEEYRWKFASGAFPKDGQLLVFFSGHGVQEYNNGYSPLPLSKQTLFATSSGNAIWTLMRPCKPTPPFPAATLPPILSHSTLGFTPNNPYLCTSISKIC, from the coding sequence ATGCCCTTTCTATTACTGCTATTTTGCCTGCCTTTCCTGGCCTTTGCGCCCGAACGAAGCGGAGAGCGGGCGCCTATTATCCGCCCGGGCAAAGACTACGCCCTGTTTTTCGCCGTCCACCAATATGAGGACAGCCAGCTTACCGATTTGCCGAACACCGTGAAGAATACCCGGGAAATAGAGAAAGTGCTAAAGGATAAATACGCCTTTGAAACAGAATTTATCGAGAACCCCAAACTGGACGACATTGAGCAAAAGCTGGAGGAATACCGCTGGAAGTTCGCCAGCGGCGCCTTTCCTAAAGACGGGCAGTTGCTCGTCTTTTTCTCGGGCCACGGAGTGCAAGAGTACAACAACGGCTATTCCCCTCTACCACTATCAAAACAGACCCTCTTCGCTACGAGCAGCGGCAACGCGATATGGACGCTTATGCGGCCCTGCAAGCCAACCCCACCATTTCCGGCTGCCACCTTGCCCCCAATTCTTTCCCACTCAACCCTTGGTTTTACCCCCAACAACCCCTATCTTTGCACCTCGATTTCAAAAATCTGTTAA
- a CDS encoding DUF4293 domain-containing protein — protein MLQRIQSIFLLLAGAASLALFGVPFATTPQAVAGSTLFSDGAYNVQDQIALMVLFAVAGALAIAGIFLFRNRTLQMRMSIFAFIANLIGVVFGVIFFMQNSNDVGEKAINDGIGAYLPVAAMILALLAYRFISKDEKLVRSMDRLR, from the coding sequence ATGCTACAGCGCATTCAGTCGATCTTTTTACTGCTGGCCGGAGCGGCTTCGCTCGCGTTGTTCGGCGTTCCGTTTGCTACGACTCCCCAGGCGGTGGCGGGCTCTACGCTATTTTCGGACGGGGCTTATAACGTTCAGGACCAAATTGCTCTGATGGTGCTTTTTGCAGTGGCGGGGGCACTGGCCATCGCCGGTATTTTCCTCTTTCGCAACCGCACGCTGCAGATGAGGATGAGCATCTTTGCCTTTATCGCCAACCTCATAGGCGTAGTCTTTGGCGTTATCTTTTTTATGCAGAACAGCAATGACGTGGGAGAGAAAGCCATCAACGACGGCATCGGCGCCTACCTGCCCGTTGCGGCCATGATCCTGGCCCTTCTGGCTTACCGATTCATCAGCAAAGATGAAAAGCTGGTCCGTTCGATGGACCGCCTGCGGTAA
- a CDS encoding TatD family hydrolase, with the protein MRLIDTHTHIYLEQFDDDREEMMQRALESGVEQCFLPNIDSSSITRMLDLEEAYPGRCFAMMGLHPCSVKENFEEELAVVRDWLDERPFCAVGEIGIDLHWDKTFLEQQKEAFLLQTEWAKELGLPIVIHSREATDILIELVEEAKDERLRGVFHCFSGTEEQARRITALGFYLGIGGVLTFKNAGLDKVMETTGLEHLVLETDSPYLAPVPYRGKRNESAYVRLVAEKLAAIQGVSFREVAEATTKNAEQLFPIAVPANSESAGKQ; encoded by the coding sequence ATGCGCCTGATCGATACGCATACCCACATCTACCTGGAACAATTCGACGACGACCGCGAAGAGATGATGCAGCGTGCGCTGGAAAGTGGCGTGGAACAGTGTTTCCTTCCCAACATAGACAGTTCTTCGATCACGCGGATGCTGGATTTGGAAGAGGCCTACCCGGGGCGGTGTTTCGCCATGATGGGCCTGCATCCCTGTTCGGTGAAGGAAAATTTCGAGGAAGAGCTCGCCGTTGTCCGCGACTGGCTGGACGAGCGGCCTTTTTGCGCCGTCGGAGAGATCGGCATCGACCTGCACTGGGACAAAACCTTCCTGGAGCAACAAAAGGAGGCGTTCCTGCTGCAAACAGAATGGGCTAAGGAACTGGGCTTGCCTATCGTTATTCACTCCCGCGAAGCCACGGATATCCTCATCGAACTGGTGGAAGAGGCGAAAGACGAGCGCCTTCGGGGCGTTTTCCATTGTTTTTCCGGAACCGAAGAGCAGGCCCGGCGCATTACCGCGCTGGGGTTTTACCTCGGCATCGGCGGCGTATTGACCTTCAAGAACGCCGGGCTGGACAAAGTGATGGAAACAACAGGCCTGGAGCACCTGGTGCTCGAAACCGACTCCCCCTATCTGGCGCCGGTTCCCTACCGCGGCAAGCGCAACGAAAGCGCTTATGTACGCCTGGTGGCGGAGAAACTGGCAGCTATTCAGGGGGTTTCGTTCCGGGAAGTCGCTGAGGCCACGACAAAAAATGCGGAACAATTATTTCCAATTGCGGTCCCGGCAAACAGCGAATCGGCGGGAAAACAGTGA
- a CDS encoding viroplasmin family protein, whose translation MAKKQKYYVVWEGNNPGVYDNWTDCKLQIQGYPGAKYKSFSSKEEAVEAFRGSFGDHIAPGSPGKAKAKPAVSGEARKDIVWDSISVDAACSGNPGVMEYQGVDTRNKAQIFHKKFSLGTNNIGEFLAIVHALALLKQQGKNTPIYTDSRIAMGWVKRKKAKTQLVRNAKTELLHTLIARAETWLKNNTWDNPILKWETERWGEIPADFGRK comes from the coding sequence ATGGCTAAGAAGCAAAAATACTATGTCGTCTGGGAAGGCAACAACCCCGGCGTTTACGATAACTGGACGGACTGCAAGCTCCAGATACAAGGCTATCCTGGCGCCAAATACAAGTCGTTCTCATCTAAGGAAGAAGCGGTGGAGGCCTTCCGCGGCAGCTTCGGAGACCACATCGCGCCGGGAAGCCCCGGCAAGGCAAAAGCCAAACCAGCCGTCTCCGGGGAGGCCCGCAAAGATATCGTCTGGGACAGCATCAGCGTAGACGCCGCCTGCAGCGGCAACCCGGGCGTTATGGAATACCAGGGTGTCGATACGCGCAACAAAGCTCAGATTTTTCACAAAAAATTCAGCCTGGGCACCAACAACATCGGAGAATTCCTTGCCATCGTCCACGCCCTGGCGCTGTTGAAACAGCAGGGCAAAAACACGCCTATTTATACGGATTCCAGAATCGCCATGGGCTGGGTGAAACGCAAAAAGGCCAAAACCCAACTGGTGCGCAATGCCAAAACAGAATTGCTCCACACGCTTATTGCCAGAGCAGAAACCTGGCTCAAAAATAATACCTGGGATAATCCCATCCTGAAGTGGGAGACGGAACGGTGGGGGGAGATTCCGGCGGATTTTGGGAGGAAGTAG
- a CDS encoding transposase translates to MPSKIFYRRRLPHIHPPESAYSITYRLAGSLPKPIIGELKEAYQAERLRIMGKYQGKEDTASKEALANETVALRNAHFLKMDRYLDQALHGPTWLKKPDVAKIIMDSLHFIEAELKYWDIWAYCIMANHVHLECTLTPVAPALNRIMKSHKSFTARQANLYLERTGKPFWQEESFDRLIRDEPDFYHRIYYAINNPVEAKLVKSWLDWPYTYVHPEIRKNIVP, encoded by the coding sequence ATGCCCTCCAAAATCTTTTATCGCCGCCGGTTACCTCACATTCACCCCCCGGAAAGTGCCTACTCGATCACCTACCGGCTTGCCGGAAGCTTGCCCAAGCCTATTATCGGAGAACTGAAAGAGGCCTACCAAGCCGAGCGGCTCAGGATAATGGGCAAATATCAGGGAAAGGAAGATACCGCATCGAAGGAAGCATTGGCGAACGAAACAGTAGCCCTGCGAAATGCCCATTTCCTGAAAATGGACCGCTACCTCGATCAGGCGCTCCATGGGCCAACCTGGCTAAAAAAACCGGACGTAGCTAAAATCATTATGGATTCCCTACATTTTATCGAGGCCGAACTCAAATACTGGGATATCTGGGCCTACTGCATCATGGCCAACCACGTCCACCTGGAATGCACCCTGACGCCTGTAGCTCCTGCTCTGAATAGGATCATGAAAAGCCATAAAAGCTTTACTGCCCGGCAGGCTAACCTCTATCTTGAACGGACTGGAAAACCATTCTGGCAAGAGGAAAGTTTTGACCGGCTCATCCGGGATGAGCCTGACTTCTACCATCGCATCTATTACGCCATCAATAACCCAGTGGAAGCGAAATTGGTGAAAAGCTGGTTGGACTGGCCGTATACGTATGTGCATCCGGAGATTCGGAAGAATATTGTTCCTTGA
- a CDS encoding biopolymer transporter ExbD — translation MSKFTKKRGKTSPAVSTASLPDIVFMLLFFFMVVTVLRDAELKVKVTTPYATELTKLEEKSLVNYLYIGRPLVKYQALYGTKPRMQLGDKFAEIRDIPLFLERHKVKVPESRHGQITSSLRVDGEVTMGIVQDVKTQLRKSGQLKVNYSAKKDPNKSK, via the coding sequence ATGTCTAAATTCACTAAAAAAAGAGGAAAGACTTCCCCTGCTGTGTCCACTGCTTCGCTTCCGGATATCGTCTTCATGCTCTTGTTCTTCTTTATGGTGGTAACCGTTCTGAGGGATGCCGAGCTAAAGGTAAAGGTGACCACGCCTTACGCCACGGAACTGACCAAGCTGGAAGAGAAATCCCTGGTAAACTACCTCTACATCGGCCGGCCGCTTGTGAAATACCAGGCGCTGTACGGCACAAAGCCGCGTATGCAACTGGGAGATAAGTTTGCCGAAATCCGGGATATTCCACTCTTTCTAGAAAGGCACAAGGTCAAGGTGCCGGAATCCCGCCACGGGCAGATCACTTCTTCTCTGCGGGTCGACGGCGAAGTGACGATGGGCATCGTTCAGGATGTCAAGACCCAGCTCCGGAAATCCGGCCAGTTGAAAGTCAACTACTCTGCTAAGAAAGACCCTAACAAAAGCAAGTAA
- the rpmA gene encoding 50S ribosomal protein L27 has translation MAHKKGVGSSDNGRDSKSKRLGVKMFGGQEVRAGNIIVRQRGTKFHPGENVYKGKDFTLHAAIDGVVSFRKRRYDRTFVNVLPADGAVVAEPPVKPKEERPSVEPELQRAAPAPQPKVEKPKAEAPKQEEPKVETPKAEEPKQEEAPKAKAAPIVEEAPVEKEAPKAEEKPKASKSEKITLPSGKKVNQDDLKLVEGIGPKIEGLLNDAGINTWQELADAPTEKVQGILDEAGPRYRMHDPATWAKQAKLAADAKWEELESLQDSLKGGKEVEEEDEK, from the coding sequence ATGGCACATAAGAAAGGTGTAGGTAGTTCCGATAACGGCCGGGACAGCAAATCAAAACGGCTGGGAGTAAAAATGTTCGGCGGGCAGGAAGTCCGCGCCGGCAATATCATCGTCCGCCAGCGGGGCACCAAGTTTCACCCCGGCGAGAACGTGTATAAAGGCAAAGATTTCACGCTGCACGCCGCTATCGACGGCGTAGTGTCTTTCCGCAAGCGCCGCTACGACCGTACGTTCGTGAACGTCCTTCCGGCCGACGGCGCAGTTGTTGCCGAGCCTCCGGTAAAGCCGAAGGAAGAGAGGCCTTCCGTTGAACCCGAACTGCAGAGAGCCGCTCCGGCTCCTCAGCCGAAAGTGGAAAAGCCGAAGGCAGAGGCCCCGAAACAGGAGGAACCAAAAGTGGAAACGCCAAAGGCAGAAGAGCCGAAGCAAGAAGAAGCTCCCAAGGCCAAGGCCGCTCCCATCGTGGAAGAAGCCCCGGTTGAAAAAGAAGCTCCCAAGGCAGAAGAAAAGCCGAAAGCTTCCAAATCTGAAAAAATCACCTTACCTTCCGGTAAGAAAGTAAACCAGGATGACCTTAAGCTGGTCGAAGGCATCGGCCCGAAAATCGAGGGGCTGCTCAACGACGCCGGCATCAATACCTGGCAGGAACTGGCCGACGCGCCAACGGAAAAAGTACAGGGCATCCTCGACGAGGCCGGCCCGCGCTACCGCATGCACGACCCGGCTACCTGGGCCAAGCAGGCCAAACTGGCCGCCGACGCCAAGTGGGAAGAACTGGAAAGCCTGCAGGACAGCCTCAAAGGTGGAAAGGAAGTAGAGGAAGAGGACGAGAAGTAG